From a single Solanum dulcamara chromosome 4, daSolDulc1.2, whole genome shotgun sequence genomic region:
- the LOC129884217 gene encoding GRAS family protein RAM1-like, which translates to MFSKRHYERGTELLRLCNLSASPTGTPVQRAVYCFGEALRERNNKEKGTLAPNRPEGGEEKPFDLEEVLQIPKPLAFVCYQSSPFFQVPQFAGIQAILDNIKSENRVHLIDIGIKIGSHWAVLMQALPNIDLGLSPQVKKEVELSLLLLVSAEMLANRQLDCARKLLNLCINFSLSAGNPVQRVVYYFAESLRRRIDKVAGIPTIAANIDAVNPNNMEEVLMDPRTDVIETEQMLPFRKVTQFTGIQAIMDSIKSFKRIHLIDLGIKTGSQWTILMQALVGNGECPLELLKITAVGTSLIRMQEVGKRLTSFADTLDIPFSFKTVISDLRNINKDLFESKVGEVVAIYADSRLWTLLAWPNHLQSLIQVIKSLDPCVMVVTEIEANTNTPIFNDRFNEALFYYSAIFDSLETCIGWNHNHRAVAQGVYLGKIIENVITSEGEEMVHRHEKLGSWRALFEGFGIEETELSHSSLFQAKLLAEKSACYGFCSLEMDGKSLIIKWKGTPIKSLSAWKFHHV; encoded by the exons ATGTTCTCCAAGAGACACTATGAACGTGGAACGGAGTTACTAAGATTGTGTAACCTGTCTGCTTCTCCTACAGGTACTCCTGTTCAAAGAGCTGTGTATTGCTTTGGTGAAGCCCTTCGAGAGAGAAACAATAAGGAGAAGGGAACATTAGCACCTAATAGACCTGAAGGCGGGGAAGAGAAACCATTTGATTTGGAAGAGGTTCTGCAGATTCCAAAGCCTTTGGCATTTGTATGTTATCAATCATCACCTTTCTTCCAAGTGCCGCAATTTGCTGGAATTCAAGCCATCTTAGATAATATCAAGTCAGAAAACAGGGTTCATTTGATTGATATTGGAATCAAAATTGGTTCACACTGGGCAGTCCTCATGCAAGCTCTTCCTAATATAG ATTTGGGCCTCTCTCCTCAAGTTAAAAAGGAAGTGGAGCTTTCTCTACTGCTTCTAGTTTCTGCTGAAATGCTAGCCAATCGACAGTTAGATTGTGCAAGAAAGTTGTTGAACTTGTGCATCAACTTTTCTCTTTCAGCAGGAAATCCAGTTCAAAGAGTTGTCTATTATTTTGCTGAATCTCTTCGAAGGAGGATCGATAAAGTGGCAGGAATACCAACTATAGCAGCAAACATTGATGCAGTGAATCCAAATAATATGGAAGAAGTTCTCATGGATCCACGAACTGATGTTATTGAGACTGAACAAATGCTTCCCTTCCGCAAAGTAACACAATTTACTGGAATTCAAGCCATCATGGACAGCATTAAATCATTCAAGAGGATTCATTTGATTGATCTAGGGATAAAAACCGGATCACAATGGACAATCCTTATGCAAGCTCTGGTTGGTAATGGTGAATGTCCACTGGAACTTCTCAAGATAACAGCAGTTGGAACCTCTTTGATTCGAATGCAAGAGGTAGGGAAGAGATTGACATCTTTTGCAGATACTTTGGATATACCTTTTTCCTTCAAAACAGTCATATCTGACTTGAGAAATATCAACAAGGATTTATTTGAGTCAAAGGTTGGTGAAGTTGTGGCAATCTATGCTGACTCGCGTCTTTGGACCTTATTAGCGTGGCCTAATCACTTGCAATCTCTGATACAAGTTATCAAAAGTTTGGATCCATGTGTAATGGTAGTCACTGAAATAGAGGCAAATACTAATACACCAATTTTCAACGATCGTTTCAATGAAGCACTGTTTTACTATAGTGCTATCTTTGATAGTCTTGAAACTTGCATAGGGTGGAACCATAATCACAGAGCAGTAGCTCAAGGAGTATATCtaggaaaaattattgaaaatgtaATCACATCCGAGGGAGAAGAGATGGTTCATCGCCATGAGAAGCTTGGATCTTGGAGGGCCTTATTTGAAGGATTTGGTATAGAGGAAACAGAACTGAGCCACTCATCCTTGTTCCAAGCAAAGTTACTGGCGGAAAAGTCTGCATGCTATGGTTTTTGCAGTCTGGAAATGGATGGGAAATCCCTAATTATTAAGTGGAAGGGAACCCCAATTAAGTCACTTTCTGCATGGAAGTTCCACCATGTCTGA